Proteins encoded within one genomic window of Candidatus Dormiibacterota bacterium:
- a CDS encoding thrombospondin type 3 repeat-containing protein gives MRRAPRGGMPFGGMALLLAECVSVAFLCLLASSILLRPSIGPMWAANPHGGTSADSGEDETGRMLERLDAMESARLVVPAAFPRPEEFSPFGKAFKDGPVRVPGDARGHLRLNLGDLDPRNPEAFLAILPAELRLGEKERIGLGPKGTLAHGLNYAMLSPQAASSKPLDSILEGIRESARIIGYLPNATLLVYTDSNGLGRLRQDPDVAFFLAMPPGDKIAIDTARRPLIEKARALDPNLLLEVALVPGSDAASVRDALTRIPGVVDVADYGPDGSSFLVRADYRSLGRLARIPEILHIQESLEMMTLNAKNVPAVQAGSAQETNQARPFDDIGVDGGGIDTNNDGQRINDGSDTVPPQIVGVLDNGISADTPSFSQTATQVNVPGHIIGPAHRKIHSIINVRDTGNDCDGTLDGAGSHGNVVASVIAAWPTGVGVFASRSGIDGAGRARNVDLDGVARGARIIVSDIADRSRCNINSLVERGGNVDPGSLADRMAELICPRSGGTGACLGITGGGTEVHLAVAPFGAPDNFSTMQFQGSDGTYPQQSADLDTFLYNNRDFLVVSPAGNSGTLISSSRVDSWTPRVIPDLFDGTDTDDCIPAPAGSCDPAAFTRRNVQIPPPATAKNVVVVGATRSDESSFFKDFDNLANMATYSSRGPASRESLRMAPIVDAPCCDLGPGVMDFSSVAVFRSRDDDNLAPVDAQVDEGNFGSSYSAAAVTGAAAIVRDYFAQGMYPGEDRAPANRVPNISGALVKAALVASARFTTNIRTPGEGNKTTPDKILRRTRATDLGTINGFSIGIMGNSEQGYGRVVLTNVLPLPDWPDAFRLGGVDPDNGIRWTAGNTPPGPSHWEHPAQGLLVWDDIATAEPAIDNTHVSQTHTFRVASPVVVGAAGAGLAVARGQLRVALAWTDPPSLPGGGGPLVNDLDLLLEGPGPDNCLFDGDVRPDGVACAAATCGAGGCAYDNQFYDGNSYGNTRNPFVDQWSRVRLQGQPEIHDKRNPQEAIHLSFDRNNDTSPADSQILLGTWRVTVKRGLGGAVPGQIAIAGPNEDLNGNRRLDAGEDTNANGLLDLGGQTYALLVAGPVFLAEAAPSRGPSSFPQSSVSLDKFKYSCEDAAVATIFDSTPGAGAARSTGFATFTVRNAAGAVVDTETGVAFTGGTFAGTTTSSSLPVRSVPSPAPNNGILEADTGMQLVVTYAPAGQAPVTASSKVDCSPNFVPGYFTMRGNHAIGPQTAVGGGCDNDDNLDAGEVVTYGVALTNRGRDWPGDRSDDYHDVVATLTPSGTGAAAITVIDSPKSLGRIPPGQTQAAYFHVSVNAAAANSLAIPNRQVTMTLTLDSLNKGRRISQQSYAFTNVINADRETLHYSTDFPAGGRQVRDLNRNLAIDRPDVIDPTRLFILPDEDVVFSSLFTTIGPGSPIVSNRCGEDLNCNGILDPNEADIIPDGILDQGILASSTGPSAGDKVPWNFDNNNGGWVSIRHPQSNVANISPNPMWEYRTSGVCGFQTSGGLNKYGIWHTGDGDPNTPPAGASFCDNYVIPNSTTTENRVEIAFDVLQSPIIAKVNQLPDARGFLYGVEFQRLGVNVNDEVWDAGYTGMGMNIDNDLDNDTGNSFFGQEMDDYYARYGGWPYGTIFNLAAANGFGYGGIEPLSYFPYQRTFGPLIDPNGGSPYDGGGESGFTGYVSATNGGVTRSSPIPPAPPDYLKFPLPGATVPGVCEGGLDPGAPCQSNADCSGGNTCTLEGITIAGPVRNFEGTLNGFEGGFASETRVGTTAPESGNSGKILVSGPAGNRWGIAFGFWSIESLSLARDYGFGIDDVVFEWDEFHPKDESAFVPAHTPACSRFGTPGNPAGGQCATITVDRTSLYECEESVEVTVDDPKLPAGQPGCPGGNCVQVMIVTDSDADIFSTSRFSVLKPNAKRYTLPAVEGQPGLYRGSVTFSGTSNSPNNVFAQAGTDQQFIVYYLDPNCDGDGDGQAGEALFDNLDGDGVNSAADNCALIYNPTQADADGDGIGDLCDNCVSIANPGQQDADADGVGDACDFDDLDGDGVANKVDDCPDVYNPSQAGICSGGSTPGANCLADAGCAGGGTCRGFACSSGTQDLDGDGRMDNADNCVLTPNFNGLPAAERQRDSDGDGLGDACDGDCAGITVVHLCSNAPATSCASSVDCPAGGTCQTAVRHTPSSTACSPVDDDADVDGVPDTVDDCPDIANPAIIPGTFRQLDSDRDGLGDACDPAGSLDDDFDGIPDDLVTFAGTVACQSAPLGNLSVLHVSYQDIDGDHDLFPDPGETGLVQVRIQNNGAALTGASFVLSSSDPNVDCITFPRITVGSVPAGGSVLIGSLTPLQAGSSFTFRTGNGLQSVPGAFASLHLCVTVNSNEVLGGTACFNILGDLDLPPGATQTFIAGPDGVFGSPDDGTLHETFDVDRDGDGVMSSADTFRLLDAGTGLVGHGTYIHGSVTPGDDALTGIACGGYKTPAEGNAACILDPDFPMDWHFHCPPSATNCPNTEPGGFAASGHTGCVGGCSYRTPDDGRRAFSPPNSLHMGAHFDAHSFAAGDTMHLRTLQAFQSNPINLAFIPRGASDLKLSFWHIVDLVGSDSLSAFGRVCHDCSQLQAQIDRNHDPAVDDWGPWETLAPFQNTYDKRERAWSLFGPQYCDITPTDTGTAPPNPRGVHETMCFPEAAWSHCGSAGGTGSSQAFNCSGGVVDPGGTGVWVQSKFDLASFLGQRIRIRWIANTWSLDNHSSSYWEFGPGWSDTPHDDGWWLDDIDITGVVTMQVTPDPDTKPPVAGSCPATAAENCDENASGTDNGTLPRIAITDLDGNPFGAGRVPVAGQSIRVSAADSTIPGGCADGGVQFRFSKNGVVVQDWSGNASFLDTATEYSPTYSVLVRCSSDTTCTSLAGASVTAAIYDGANGGSDGDIVFGWQHGAFDPRFGVVYGGTCPSSSPTPGIWCDAANRCVGGTSQGGVCTANADCGAGGVCAGACGGACAGGPTSGAACSVDTQCGAGGACSAPCGNPGSTLTTLNLDSPGGAGPVDVYRGVIATQATGNGFVGNGPGWQHTGTTCFSNNLAVVATNATTGPLDQSVDPNPVLGSATFYLANASPANVLNGAFGCVNPGRCFGGGTPNAACGVNAPCAGGGICLSLDLAGPLQNNPLSSGFGCPAATPSPYRVNSSAAPAAALVCQP, from the coding sequence ATGCGCAGAGCACCCCGTGGGGGGATGCCGTTCGGAGGCATGGCTCTCCTCCTGGCGGAATGCGTCTCGGTTGCGTTCCTCTGTCTGCTGGCAAGCAGCATCCTTCTACGGCCCTCGATCGGACCGATGTGGGCCGCGAATCCGCACGGCGGGACATCGGCGGACTCCGGCGAAGACGAAACCGGCCGCATGCTCGAACGGCTGGACGCGATGGAATCGGCCCGCCTCGTCGTGCCGGCCGCGTTTCCTCGACCCGAAGAGTTCTCTCCGTTCGGAAAGGCGTTCAAGGACGGACCGGTCCGCGTCCCTGGTGACGCCCGCGGACACTTGCGGCTCAACCTCGGCGACCTGGATCCGAGGAATCCGGAGGCTTTCCTCGCGATCCTGCCCGCGGAGCTCCGTCTGGGAGAGAAGGAGAGGATCGGCCTGGGTCCGAAGGGGACCCTGGCCCACGGTCTGAACTACGCGATGCTTTCTCCGCAGGCGGCGTCCTCGAAGCCGCTGGACTCGATCCTCGAGGGGATCCGCGAATCGGCGCGTATCATCGGGTACCTGCCCAACGCCACGCTCCTGGTCTACACGGATTCGAACGGGCTCGGGCGCCTGCGCCAGGACCCGGACGTCGCCTTCTTCCTGGCGATGCCTCCGGGAGACAAGATAGCGATCGACACCGCCAGGCGGCCGCTCATCGAGAAGGCCCGCGCCCTCGACCCGAATCTGCTGCTCGAGGTGGCCCTGGTGCCGGGAAGCGACGCCGCATCGGTCCGTGATGCGCTGACACGTATCCCCGGTGTCGTGGACGTGGCCGACTACGGACCGGACGGGTCATCGTTCCTGGTGCGGGCCGACTACCGATCCCTCGGCAGGCTCGCCCGGATCCCCGAGATCCTGCACATCCAGGAAAGCCTGGAAATGATGACCCTCAATGCCAAGAACGTCCCCGCGGTCCAGGCGGGGTCGGCCCAGGAGACGAACCAGGCGAGGCCGTTCGACGATATCGGCGTCGACGGTGGCGGGATCGACACCAACAACGACGGCCAGCGGATCAACGACGGCTCGGACACCGTGCCGCCGCAGATCGTCGGAGTCCTGGACAACGGGATCAGCGCCGATACCCCGAGCTTCTCCCAGACGGCCACGCAGGTGAACGTGCCCGGTCACATCATCGGCCCGGCGCACCGGAAGATCCACTCGATCATCAACGTGCGAGACACCGGCAACGACTGCGACGGGACCTTGGACGGAGCCGGCAGCCACGGAAACGTCGTGGCCTCGGTCATCGCCGCCTGGCCGACCGGCGTCGGCGTGTTCGCCAGCCGATCCGGTATCGACGGCGCGGGCCGGGCGCGCAACGTCGACCTGGACGGCGTTGCACGCGGCGCGCGCATCATCGTCTCGGACATCGCCGACAGGAGCCGCTGCAACATCAACTCCCTGGTAGAGCGGGGCGGCAACGTCGATCCCGGCAGCCTGGCTGACCGCATGGCCGAGCTCATTTGTCCCAGGAGCGGCGGCACGGGGGCCTGTCTCGGTATCACCGGCGGCGGCACCGAGGTGCACCTGGCGGTGGCGCCGTTCGGAGCCCCCGACAACTTTTCGACGATGCAGTTTCAGGGAAGCGACGGCACCTATCCACAGCAGTCGGCCGACCTCGACACCTTCCTGTACAACAACCGCGACTTCCTGGTCGTCTCGCCGGCCGGCAACAGCGGGACGCTGATCAGCTCCAGCCGTGTCGACTCCTGGACTCCGCGGGTGATCCCCGATCTGTTCGACGGGACCGACACAGACGACTGCATACCGGCTCCGGCCGGCTCATGCGACCCCGCCGCCTTTACTCGCAGGAACGTTCAGATCCCTCCCCCCGCGACCGCCAAGAACGTCGTCGTCGTGGGAGCCACACGCTCCGACGAGTCCAGCTTCTTCAAGGATTTCGACAATCTGGCCAACATGGCGACCTATTCGTCGCGCGGCCCGGCGTCGCGCGAGTCGTTGAGGATGGCCCCGATCGTCGATGCGCCCTGCTGCGACCTGGGTCCCGGAGTCATGGATTTTTCGTCGGTGGCCGTCTTCCGCAGCCGCGACGACGACAACCTGGCCCCGGTCGACGCCCAGGTCGACGAGGGGAACTTCGGCTCGTCCTACTCGGCCGCCGCCGTCACGGGGGCCGCGGCCATCGTGCGCGACTACTTCGCCCAGGGAATGTATCCGGGCGAAGACCGGGCCCCGGCGAACCGGGTCCCGAACATCTCCGGCGCCCTGGTGAAGGCCGCGCTCGTCGCCTCGGCCCGGTTCACGACCAACATCCGGACCCCGGGCGAAGGCAACAAGACAACCCCCGACAAAATCTTGCGGCGGACCCGGGCCACCGACCTCGGAACGATCAACGGTTTCTCGATCGGGATCATGGGAAACAGCGAGCAGGGGTACGGCCGCGTCGTCCTGACGAACGTCCTGCCGCTGCCCGACTGGCCGGACGCCTTCCGTCTCGGGGGGGTCGATCCCGACAACGGCATCAGATGGACCGCCGGCAACACGCCGCCGGGACCTTCGCACTGGGAGCACCCGGCGCAGGGTCTCCTGGTCTGGGACGACATCGCCACGGCCGAGCCGGCGATCGACAATACGCACGTCTCGCAGACGCACACTTTCCGTGTGGCCAGCCCAGTGGTCGTTGGAGCCGCCGGCGCCGGGCTGGCCGTCGCCAGGGGACAGCTGCGCGTCGCCCTCGCCTGGACCGATCCCCCATCCCTGCCGGGCGGCGGCGGACCGCTGGTGAACGATCTCGACCTCCTGCTCGAGGGACCGGGGCCCGACAACTGTCTGTTCGACGGCGACGTCCGACCGGACGGGGTCGCCTGCGCCGCCGCGACGTGCGGTGCGGGAGGGTGCGCGTACGACAACCAATTCTACGATGGCAACAGCTACGGCAACACCCGGAATCCGTTCGTGGACCAGTGGTCGAGGGTGCGTCTCCAGGGGCAACCCGAGATCCACGACAAGCGGAATCCTCAGGAAGCGATCCACCTGAGCTTCGACCGCAACAACGACACGAGCCCGGCTGATTCGCAGATTCTCCTCGGCACCTGGAGGGTCACCGTCAAGAGAGGTCTGGGAGGAGCGGTGCCGGGGCAGATCGCGATCGCCGGTCCCAACGAAGACCTCAACGGCAACCGCCGCCTGGACGCAGGCGAGGACACGAACGCCAACGGCCTTCTGGACCTGGGGGGCCAGACGTACGCCCTTCTCGTCGCCGGCCCGGTGTTCCTGGCCGAAGCCGCGCCGTCACGCGGCCCGTCCAGTTTCCCGCAGAGCTCGGTCTCCCTCGACAAGTTCAAGTATTCGTGCGAGGACGCGGCGGTCGCGACGATCTTCGATTCGACGCCCGGAGCGGGCGCCGCCCGGTCGACCGGCTTCGCCACGTTCACCGTGAGGAACGCGGCCGGTGCCGTCGTCGACACCGAGACCGGTGTGGCCTTCACGGGAGGCACGTTCGCCGGCACTACGACGTCGTCTTCGTTGCCGGTGCGCTCCGTACCCTCGCCCGCCCCGAACAACGGCATCCTCGAGGCGGACACCGGAATGCAGCTCGTCGTGACCTACGCCCCGGCCGGCCAGGCCCCGGTCACCGCTTCGAGCAAGGTGGACTGCTCGCCCAATTTCGTCCCGGGTTACTTCACGATGCGGGGCAACCACGCGATCGGTCCGCAGACCGCCGTCGGCGGCGGCTGCGACAACGACGACAATCTCGACGCGGGCGAGGTCGTCACTTATGGCGTCGCCCTGACCAACCGCGGGCGCGACTGGCCCGGGGACAGGTCGGACGATTACCACGACGTCGTCGCCACGCTGACCCCCTCCGGGACCGGCGCCGCGGCGATCACCGTCATCGACTCGCCGAAGAGCCTCGGCCGCATCCCGCCCGGCCAGACGCAGGCGGCGTACTTCCACGTCTCGGTCAATGCCGCGGCCGCCAACTCCCTGGCCATCCCCAACCGCCAGGTGACCATGACCCTGACCCTCGACTCGCTGAACAAGGGGCGTCGCATCAGCCAGCAATCGTACGCGTTCACGAACGTCATCAACGCCGATCGCGAGACGCTGCATTACTCGACCGATTTCCCGGCGGGCGGGCGCCAGGTGCGCGACCTGAACCGCAACCTGGCGATCGATCGTCCCGATGTCATAGATCCCACGAGACTGTTCATCCTGCCGGACGAGGACGTCGTCTTCTCGTCCCTGTTCACGACGATCGGCCCGGGAAGCCCCATCGTCAGCAACAGGTGCGGGGAAGATCTGAATTGCAACGGGATCCTGGATCCGAACGAAGCCGACATCATCCCGGACGGGATTCTGGACCAGGGCATTCTAGCCTCCTCCACCGGGCCGTCGGCCGGCGACAAGGTTCCGTGGAACTTCGACAACAACAATGGCGGGTGGGTCTCCATCCGCCACCCGCAGAGCAACGTGGCCAACATCAGCCCGAATCCGATGTGGGAGTACAGGACCTCCGGTGTGTGCGGCTTCCAGACCTCCGGCGGGCTGAACAAGTACGGCATCTGGCACACTGGCGACGGCGACCCGAACACGCCCCCCGCAGGCGCCTCCTTCTGCGACAACTACGTCATTCCGAACTCCACGACGACCGAGAACAGGGTCGAGATCGCCTTCGATGTGCTGCAGTCTCCCATCATCGCCAAGGTCAACCAGCTCCCCGACGCGCGCGGCTTCCTCTACGGCGTTGAATTCCAGCGCCTGGGGGTGAACGTCAACGACGAGGTCTGGGACGCCGGCTACACCGGGATGGGGATGAACATCGACAACGACCTGGACAACGACACCGGCAACAGCTTCTTCGGCCAGGAGATGGACGACTACTACGCCCGTTACGGCGGCTGGCCGTACGGCACCATTTTCAACCTTGCCGCCGCGAACGGCTTCGGGTACGGCGGGATCGAGCCCCTCAGCTACTTCCCGTACCAGAGGACGTTCGGCCCCTTGATTGATCCGAATGGTGGCAGCCCTTACGATGGCGGGGGGGAGAGCGGCTTCACCGGGTACGTCTCTGCGACGAACGGTGGCGTTACCCGCAGTTCTCCCATCCCGCCGGCCCCTCCCGACTACTTGAAGTTCCCTCTGCCGGGCGCCACCGTCCCTGGAGTCTGCGAAGGCGGCCTGGACCCGGGCGCTCCGTGCCAATCGAACGCGGACTGCTCCGGCGGCAACACCTGCACGCTCGAGGGGATCACGATCGCCGGACCGGTGCGGAATTTCGAGGGGACGCTCAACGGCTTCGAGGGCGGGTTCGCGAGCGAAACACGGGTCGGCACCACGGCGCCCGAATCCGGTAACTCGGGGAAGATCCTCGTTTCAGGTCCGGCCGGTAACCGCTGGGGGATCGCCTTCGGCTTCTGGAGCATCGAATCGCTGTCGCTGGCCAGGGACTACGGGTTCGGCATCGATGACGTGGTCTTCGAGTGGGACGAGTTCCACCCGAAGGACGAGTCGGCCTTCGTCCCGGCCCACACGCCGGCCTGCAGCCGGTTTGGAACGCCGGGGAATCCCGCCGGCGGTCAGTGCGCCACGATCACCGTCGACCGCACCAGCCTGTACGAGTGCGAAGAGTCGGTCGAGGTCACCGTGGACGACCCGAAGCTGCCAGCCGGACAGCCCGGTTGCCCCGGTGGGAATTGCGTCCAGGTCATGATCGTCACGGACAGCGATGCCGACATCTTCTCCACGTCCCGGTTCAGCGTTCTGAAGCCGAATGCCAAGCGGTACACGCTGCCGGCGGTCGAGGGACAGCCCGGTCTGTACAGGGGCAGCGTCACGTTCTCGGGAACGTCCAACTCGCCCAACAACGTCTTCGCCCAGGCGGGCACTGACCAGCAGTTCATCGTCTACTACCTCGACCCGAACTGCGACGGCGACGGTGACGGTCAGGCGGGGGAAGCCCTGTTCGACAACCTGGACGGTGACGGCGTCAACTCCGCGGCAGACAACTGTGCTCTGATCTACAACCCCACGCAGGCGGACGCCGATGGCGACGGCATCGGCGACCTGTGCGACAACTGCGTGAGCATCGCCAACCCCGGCCAGCAGGACGCCGATGCGGATGGCGTGGGGGACGCGTGCGATTTCGACGACCTGGACGGCGACGGTGTCGCGAACAAAGTGGACGACTGTCCCGACGTCTACAATCCCAGCCAGGCCGGTATCTGCTCGGGAGGGTCAACTCCTGGAGCGAACTGCCTGGCGGACGCTGGCTGTGCGGGAGGCGGTACCTGCCGCGGCTTCGCGTGCTCGAGCGGTACGCAGGACCTGGACGGCGACGGGCGGATGGACAACGCCGACAACTGCGTCCTGACGCCTAACTTCAACGGGCTGCCCGCCGCGGAAAGGCAGAGGGACTCGGATGGGGACGGCCTCGGCGACGCCTGCGACGGCGACTGCGCGGGCATCACCGTCGTGCACCTCTGCAGCAACGCCCCGGCCACCTCCTGCGCCAGCAGCGTGGACTGCCCCGCCGGCGGCACGTGCCAGACCGCCGTCCGCCACACGCCGTCGTCGACCGCCTGCTCGCCTGTCGATGACGACGCGGACGTCGACGGGGTGCCCGACACTGTGGACGACTGCCCCGACATCGCCAACCCGGCGATCATTCCGGGCACGTTCCGGCAGCTCGACAGCGACCGCGACGGTCTGGGGGATGCCTGCGACCCGGCCGGGTCCCTGGACGATGATTTCGACGGCATCCCGGACGACCTGGTCACCTTCGCCGGCACCGTCGCCTGCCAGAGTGCACCCTTGGGGAATCTCTCGGTCCTGCACGTGAGCTATCAGGATATCGACGGCGACCACGATCTCTTCCCCGACCCGGGGGAGACCGGGCTGGTGCAGGTCCGCATCCAGAACAACGGGGCCGCCCTCACCGGCGCCTCCTTCGTCCTGTCCTCCTCCGACCCGAACGTCGATTGCATCACCTTCCCGAGAATCACGGTCGGGTCGGTGCCGGCGGGCGGGTCGGTCCTGATCGGGAGCCTGACCCCTCTTCAGGCCGGCTCGAGCTTCACGTTCAGGACGGGGAATGGTCTGCAGAGCGTCCCAGGTGCCTTCGCCAGTCTCCACCTTTGCGTCACGGTGAACTCCAACGAGGTGCTGGGAGGGACCGCCTGCTTCAACATTCTTGGCGACCTGGATCTGCCGCCAGGGGCGACCCAGACCTTCATCGCCGGGCCGGACGGCGTGTTCGGCTCCCCCGACGACGGCACGTTGCACGAGACCTTCGACGTGGATCGCGACGGCGACGGTGTGATGTCGAGCGCCGACACGTTCCGCCTGCTGGATGCAGGCACCGGCCTGGTCGGCCACGGCACTTACATCCATGGCAGCGTAACACCCGGCGACGACGCCCTGACGGGGATCGCCTGCGGCGGATACAAGACGCCGGCAGAGGGGAACGCCGCGTGCATCCTCGACCCGGACTTCCCGATGGACTGGCACTTCCACTGCCCGCCGAGCGCCACCAACTGCCCCAACACCGAACCGGGAGGGTTCGCGGCGAGCGGCCACACGGGATGCGTCGGCGGCTGCTCCTACCGGACTCCCGACGACGGACGGAGGGCCTTCTCACCCCCCAACTCGCTGCACATGGGGGCGCACTTCGACGCCCATTCGTTCGCAGCCGGCGACACGATGCACCTGCGCACCTTGCAGGCGTTCCAGTCGAACCCGATCAACCTGGCGTTCATCCCCCGCGGCGCGTCCGACCTGAAACTTTCGTTCTGGCACATCGTCGACCTGGTCGGGTCGGACTCACTAAGCGCCTTCGGGCGAGTGTGCCACGATTGCAGCCAGCTCCAGGCTCAGATCGACCGCAACCACGACCCGGCCGTGGACGACTGGGGTCCGTGGGAAACGCTCGCGCCGTTCCAGAACACCTATGACAAGAGGGAGCGGGCCTGGAGCCTTTTCGGCCCGCAGTACTGTGACATCACGCCGACCGACACCGGGACGGCCCCGCCCAACCCGCGCGGGGTGCACGAGACGATGTGCTTCCCCGAGGCCGCCTGGTCGCACTGCGGCAGCGCCGGGGGTACGGGATCGAGCCAGGCGTTCAATTGTTCCGGCGGTGTGGTCGATCCCGGCGGCACGGGCGTCTGGGTGCAATCGAAGTTCGATCTGGCGAGTTTCCTCGGTCAGAGGATCCGGATCCGCTGGATCGCCAACACCTGGAGTCTCGACAATCACTCCTCGTCGTATTGGGAGTTCGGCCCCGGATGGAGCGATACCCCCCACGACGACGGCTGGTGGCTGGACGATATCGACATCACCGGCGTCGTCACGATGCAGGTGACGCCCGACCCGGACACGAAGCCGCCGGTGGCGGGCTCCTGCCCCGCCACGGCGGCCGAAAACTGCGACGAGAATGCGTCGGGCACCGACAACGGGACTCTCCCACGGATCGCGATCACCGACCTCGACGGCAACCCGTTCGGAGCGGGGCGAGTGCCGGTCGCGGGCCAGTCGATCCGCGTCTCGGCGGCCGACTCGACCATCCCGGGCGGATGCGCCGACGGCGGCGTGCAGTTCCGCTTCAGCAAGAACGGTGTCGTCGTTCAGGACTGGAGCGGCAACGCATCTTTCCTCGACACCGCCACAGAGTACAGCCCGACCTACTCGGTCCTGGTCCGCTGCAGCTCGGACACGACCTGCACCAGTCTCGCCGGCGCGTCGGTGACGGCGGCGATCTACGACGGAGCGAATGGCGGGTCGGACGGCGACATCGTCTTTGGCTGGCAGCACGGCGCCTTCGATCCCCGTTTCGGCGTGGTCTATGGAGGGACCTGCCCCTCGTCCAGCCCGACGCCGGGGATCTGGTGCGATGCAGCCAACCGGTGCGTCGGCGGGACGAGCCAGGGGGGCGTCTGCACAGCCAACGCCGATTGCGGCGCGGGGGGCGTCTGCGCCGGCGCCTGCGGCGGCGCTTGCGCGGGCGGTCCGACGTCCGGGGCCGCCTGCAGCGTGGACACCCAGTGCGGTGCAGGGGGAGCGTGCTCCGCCCCATGCGGCAATCCCGGGTCGACGCTGACGACGCTCAACCTGGATTCACCGGGGGGAGCCGGACCGGTCGACGTGTACAGGGGAGTCATCGCGACCCAGGCCACCGGGAACGGATTCGTGGGGAACGGTCCCGGCTGGCAGCACACCGGAACCACGTGCTTCAGCAACAATCTCGCCGTCGTGGCGACGAACGCCACGACCGGTCCGCTCGATCAGAGCGTCGATCCGAACCCGGTCCTGGGGAGCGCGACCTTCTACCTCGCCAACGCCTCGCCGGCGAACGTGCTCAACGGCGCCTTCGGCTGCGTCAATCCCGGCCGCTGCTTCGGGGGCGGGACGCCGAACGCCGCCTGCGGCGTGAACGCGCCGTGCGCCGGAGGCGGCATCTGCCTGAGCCTCGATCTGGCGGGGCCGCTGCAGAACAATCCGCTCAGTTCCGGGTTCGGCTGTCCGGCCGCGACCCCGTCACCGTACAGGGTGAACAGCTCCGCGGCACCGGCCGCGGCGCTGGTCTGCCAGCCCTGA
- a CDS encoding amino acid permease gives MTQPAVLVEDRSTGFLRELGLLDSTMIVAGSMIGSGIFIVSADIARQVGSAGGLILTWVITGLLTITAALSYGELAAMMPAAGGQYVYLREAYSPLWGFLYGWTLFLVIQSGTIAAVAVGFARYLGVLIPWISPTAWIVPPINISSGYALSLSRQQLIGVLMIVLLTWINTRGLKIGKLIQNVFTSAKTLSLALLIIVGVIIGRNAEVVAANFASAFTPHDAELIRPDLSFMPVVSVASGLLGLIVAFSVAQVGSLFSADAWNNITFTAGEVKDPRRNIPLSLALGTGLVMTLYILASVAYCSVLPLAGIQHAPDDRVATAALQAIFGGVGAAIMAVAIVISTFGCNNGLILSGARVVYAMARDGLFFRKTGTLNERHVPGKALVIQGIWTALLVLPRTRLRDAAGEPILDPVTGLGTYGNLYSNLLDYVIFAALAFYVLTIAGIFVLRRKRPDAERPYRAWGYPVVPVLYMATATLILLVLITYRTQTTWPGLVIMLTGVPVYLAWRALSPAGKGTPAP, from the coding sequence ATGACACAGCCGGCCGTCCTGGTCGAAGACAGGTCCACCGGGTTCCTGCGGGAGCTCGGGCTTCTCGACTCGACGATGATCGTCGCCGGGTCGATGATCGGCTCGGGGATCTTCATCGTCTCGGCCGACATCGCCCGCCAGGTCGGCTCGGCGGGCGGCCTCATCCTGACCTGGGTCATCACCGGGCTCCTGACCATCACCGCGGCCCTGTCGTACGGCGAGTTGGCGGCGATGATGCCGGCGGCCGGCGGGCAGTACGTTTATCTCAGAGAGGCGTACTCGCCGCTGTGGGGCTTCCTGTACGGCTGGACCCTCTTCCTGGTCATCCAGAGCGGCACCATCGCCGCGGTCGCGGTCGGCTTCGCGCGCTATCTCGGCGTGCTGATCCCCTGGATCTCTCCGACGGCCTGGATCGTCCCGCCGATCAACATCTCGTCCGGCTATGCGCTGAGCCTGTCGCGCCAGCAGCTGATCGGGGTGTTGATGATCGTTCTCCTGACCTGGATCAACACGCGCGGTCTCAAGATAGGAAAACTCATCCAGAATGTCTTCACGTCGGCGAAGACCCTGTCGCTGGCCCTTCTTATCATCGTCGGAGTCATCATCGGGCGGAACGCCGAGGTGGTCGCCGCCAACTTCGCGTCCGCCTTCACGCCGCATGACGCGGAGCTGATCCGGCCCGACCTTTCCTTCATGCCGGTGGTGTCGGTGGCGAGCGGCCTGCTCGGCCTGATCGTGGCGTTCTCCGTCGCGCAGGTCGGGTCGCTGTTCTCGGCGGACGCCTGGAACAACATCACGTTCACGGCCGGAGAAGTGAAGGACCCGCGGCGGAACATCCCCCTGTCCCTGGCGCTCGGCACCGGTCTCGTGATGACGCTGTACATCCTGGCGAGCGTCGCCTACTGCAGCGTCCTGCCGCTCGCGGGCATCCAGCACGCGCCCGACGACCGGGTGGCGACCGCAGCCCTGCAGGCGATCTTCGGAGGGGTCGGGGCCGCCATCATGGCGGTCGCGATCGTCATCTCGACCTTCGGCTGCAACAACGGTCTGATCCTGTCCGGTGCCCGCGTGGTCTACGCCATGGCGCGCGACGGACTGTTCTTCCGGAAGACCGGAACCCTGAACGAACGGCACGTCCCGGGGAAGGCGCTGGTCATCCAGGGGATCTGGACCGCCCTCCTGGTCCTGCCACGCACGCGCCTGCGCGACGCCGCCGGGGAGCCGATCCTTGATCCTGTGACCGGTCTCGGCACGTACGGAAATCTGTACAGCAACCTGCTCGACTATGTGATCTTCGCGGCGCTGGCCTTCTACGTCCTCACCATCGCCGGAATCTTCGTCCTGCGCAGGAAACGCCCCGACGCCGAGCGTCCCTACCGCGCCTGGGGGTACCCGGTCGTGCCGGTCCTCTATATGGCGACGGCGACCCTCATCCTCCTTGTCCTTATTACTTACAGGACCCAGACCACCTGGCCGGGGCTCGTCATCATGCTCACCGGCGTGCCGGTCTATCTCGCCTGGCGCGCCTTGAGCCCCGCAGGGAAGGGGACCCCGGCCCCGTAG